One Novipirellula galeiformis DNA segment encodes these proteins:
- a CDS encoding PDZ domain-containing protein, producing MEFNHQPKPLLFIALVVGLSTLGTSHSADAQLFPRLRARLNEPLFRPPPSNVPQPRVRPSQQAQPRASLPLRPIQPVSRGGASPPGTADSSRGDSATAAGSGSLGVDVEPYRSPAQQGAVQGLIVTRISASSLAEEAGLRPGDLIVAINGQSTPTIESVIAVLRDRNAGERVVARVVRGRRIGDLTIPLIAKQVVAAKPTSPSALAQAGVAQAAASGEPGGSFVKPTLPPGNTLPAPPDASGASISPESIQARLGIRVEDAKVVRGAVVTEIEPDSSGARLGVQVADRIVSVDGQFVFTADAFAERLQQWSGERPLKLQLIRDERLLTLSLDSFASTANEPVAKSGVDEGKAAPHGEKEASLLEGMGAVLGGVFAGKGTSAQDELGARLPQRPSVPSLPRELPPAMPAPDAKGGTAAAIDPLAFGDDGSIERAKFEDEVLPMRITPTERSLEATPAARHLNESKGPSHSTGPSESKGPSESIKEVDPPSIEALELPGAEDQEGSSPTAATKTKRVKDLEAEIERLESELKAMKTKQEKKK from the coding sequence ATGGAGTTCAATCATCAACCCAAACCGCTTTTATTTATTGCGTTGGTGGTGGGGTTATCGACGTTGGGGACGAGTCACTCGGCGGATGCGCAGTTGTTTCCGCGTCTTCGCGCCCGCTTGAATGAACCTCTGTTCAGGCCGCCACCGAGCAATGTCCCGCAACCGCGGGTGCGTCCATCCCAGCAAGCTCAACCGCGAGCATCGTTGCCGTTGCGACCCATTCAGCCCGTTTCTCGAGGTGGGGCGTCTCCCCCTGGCACGGCTGATTCCTCCAGAGGCGATTCTGCGACCGCCGCTGGAAGCGGTTCGCTTGGCGTCGATGTCGAGCCCTACCGAAGTCCTGCGCAGCAGGGCGCTGTCCAGGGATTGATTGTCACTCGTATTTCCGCTTCTTCGTTGGCCGAGGAGGCGGGGCTACGCCCGGGGGACCTTATTGTTGCGATTAACGGCCAAAGTACGCCGACCATCGAATCGGTCATCGCGGTACTCCGTGACCGAAATGCGGGCGAAAGGGTCGTTGCGCGTGTCGTTCGAGGGCGCCGAATAGGCGATCTTACGATTCCATTGATTGCTAAACAGGTGGTTGCGGCCAAGCCAACGTCCCCATCCGCGTTGGCTCAGGCAGGGGTGGCTCAGGCAGCGGCGAGCGGCGAACCGGGGGGCTCCTTCGTCAAGCCGACTTTGCCCCCCGGCAATACGCTTCCAGCCCCTCCTGATGCGTCTGGAGCGTCGATCTCGCCTGAATCCATCCAGGCTCGCTTGGGGATACGCGTTGAGGACGCAAAAGTCGTTCGTGGCGCAGTCGTTACGGAAATTGAACCCGACTCAAGTGGCGCGAGATTGGGGGTTCAGGTTGCGGACCGAATCGTCTCGGTCGACGGCCAGTTCGTGTTTACGGCAGATGCGTTTGCCGAGCGTTTACAACAGTGGAGTGGTGAGCGACCGCTCAAGCTGCAACTCATTCGTGACGAGAGATTGTTGACCCTCTCGTTGGATTCGTTCGCATCAACGGCAAACGAGCCGGTTGCGAAATCAGGCGTCGATGAGGGGAAAGCAGCTCCCCATGGTGAAAAAGAGGCCTCGCTGCTTGAGGGCATGGGGGCCGTGCTGGGAGGCGTCTTTGCGGGCAAAGGTACCTCAGCCCAAGATGAATTGGGGGCCCGCCTCCCGCAGCGGCCGAGTGTCCCGTCGCTGCCGAGGGAGTTGCCCCCAGCGATGCCGGCTCCCGATGCCAAGGGGGGCACCGCAGCGGCGATCGATCCGTTGGCATTCGGCGATGACGGCTCGATCGAGCGAGCGAAGTTTGAAGACGAGGTGTTGCCAATGCGGATTACACCGACCGAACGCTCGTTGGAGGCGACCCCGGCGGCTCGTCACTTGAATGAGTCGAAAGGCCCGAGTCATTCAACAGGCCCGAGCGAGTCGAAAGGCCCGAGCGAGTCGATCAAGGAAGTGGATCCGCCTTCCATTGAGGCATTGGAATTGCCTGGCGCGGAGGACCAGGAGGGGAGTTCGCCCACCGCGGCGACAAAAACCAAGCGGGTGAAGGATCTAGAAGCCGAAATCGAGCGATTGGAGAGCGAGCTAAAAGCAATGAAAACCAAGCAAGAAAAGAAAAAGTAG
- a CDS encoding DnaA/Hda family protein encodes MSAPHGCIDDKVVVETFKEALKERIGADRFRMWFTHGVAFAVQPSPIAKTDDDEASGEVEGVPGELTYPSSLLDSGMRLVVLVSGQFALDRLRQNFLQQIRAAAAQACGSTLAVAVELGRPEPTQVELPLDSDDADEVLPQPAREHTLAAQAKSAAVASKTTRPSRVPKAHAKSSRKRGPAQSLSSLLANGSARSPKPKKSRPIDNGLQPALPNFETADSPAIATSEAGKPASTPSGKPALPRDSMTLSSFVAGSSNQLAHTAVMMACQSPGSATPLFLYGPSGIGKTHLINAIAEQFRRRHRMRSVVQLSGEKFTNDFCKSVGTTGLPAFRKRYREVDALLIDGVQFLSAKSATLREMLYTVEALIEAGRPIIFTANQAPSEIEGLSRELSGRMASGLVCPMHSLDATTRGTVLRRLVEQRCSIPWPEEMIAEVNAHLAGDGRVLSGIVNLVATLQKMFGRMATMDEIRQFGGDLLRVGQASVTLSTIERTVCQAFQLPIEDLRGSSQARAVCEPRMLAMYLSRQLTSSAYAEIAHHFGGRSHSTAIAAEKNVKKWLESGKAIGRGPTSVSAREAVDRIENQLRTA; translated from the coding sequence ATGTCTGCACCGCACGGCTGCATCGACGACAAGGTTGTTGTCGAAACATTCAAGGAAGCTTTGAAAGAGCGCATCGGTGCAGATCGGTTCCGGATGTGGTTCACCCACGGAGTCGCCTTCGCGGTCCAGCCTTCGCCCATCGCCAAGACGGACGATGACGAAGCCAGCGGCGAAGTCGAGGGCGTGCCCGGTGAGCTGACCTACCCCAGTTCGCTGCTCGACTCGGGCATGCGTTTGGTGGTTTTGGTCAGTGGCCAATTCGCGCTCGATCGTTTGCGTCAAAACTTTCTTCAACAGATTCGTGCTGCGGCCGCTCAGGCGTGTGGTTCGACGTTGGCCGTTGCCGTTGAACTCGGTCGTCCCGAGCCGACTCAGGTGGAATTACCCCTTGATTCGGATGACGCCGACGAAGTCCTCCCGCAGCCAGCCCGCGAACACACCTTGGCAGCTCAGGCGAAATCCGCAGCGGTCGCGAGCAAGACGACTCGCCCCTCACGGGTTCCGAAAGCACACGCCAAGTCCTCGCGTAAACGAGGCCCCGCGCAATCCCTTTCTTCGCTGCTCGCCAATGGATCGGCGCGGTCACCGAAGCCTAAGAAATCACGCCCTATCGACAATGGCTTGCAACCCGCGCTGCCCAACTTCGAAACCGCGGACAGCCCCGCAATTGCCACCTCCGAGGCGGGTAAACCGGCCTCGACCCCAAGCGGCAAGCCAGCGTTGCCTCGCGATTCGATGACGCTCAGCAGCTTCGTCGCAGGATCGTCAAACCAGCTCGCGCATACCGCCGTGATGATGGCGTGCCAGAGCCCTGGTAGCGCGACACCATTGTTCCTGTACGGTCCTTCGGGAATCGGCAAGACTCACTTGATCAATGCGATCGCCGAACAATTCCGTCGCCGACATCGCATGCGAAGCGTCGTGCAATTGTCGGGTGAAAAATTCACCAACGATTTCTGCAAATCGGTGGGTACCACCGGTCTCCCTGCATTTCGCAAACGATATCGCGAAGTCGACGCCTTGCTGATCGATGGGGTGCAATTCCTGAGTGCGAAAAGTGCGACCCTTCGTGAAATGCTATACACCGTCGAGGCCTTGATCGAAGCGGGGCGTCCGATCATCTTCACCGCCAACCAGGCACCGTCGGAGATCGAAGGATTGTCGCGAGAGTTGTCCGGACGAATGGCTAGCGGTCTGGTCTGTCCAATGCATTCGCTCGACGCCACCACCCGCGGAACCGTGCTTCGCCGATTGGTAGAACAGCGATGTTCGATCCCTTGGCCCGAAGAGATGATCGCGGAAGTCAATGCTCACCTTGCCGGTGACGGACGCGTGCTCAGCGGGATCGTTAACTTGGTCGCAACGCTGCAGAAGATGTTCGGCCGCATGGCCACGATGGACGAAATTCGTCAATTCGGTGGCGACTTGCTCCGGGTCGGCCAGGCTTCGGTGACGCTCAGCACGATCGAGCGAACGGTTTGCCAGGCATTCCAATTGCCGATCGAAGACCTTCGCGGTTCGTCTCAAGCTCGAGCGGTTTGCGAACCACGTATGCTGGCGATGTACTTGTCACGTCAATTGACGTCGTCGGCGTACGCTGAAATTGCCCACCATTTCGGCGGCCGTTCACACAGCACGGCGATCGCTGCGGAAAAGAACGTCAAAAAGTGGCTGGAAAGCGGAAAAGCGATCGGCCGCGGTCCCACCTCGGTCTCCGCTCGCGAAGCGGTTGACCGCATCGAAAACCAATTGAGAACGGCATAG
- the dnaB gene encoding replicative DNA helicase — protein sequence MTADDYEFKGRKKKKEASASEILQRQPPFDLEAEMGVIGSILLLPIVCDDIASLRAEDFFDDANRKIYEHLRDMHDQGQKIDITLLVSRLRTANDYEKVGGAGYLAQLSGAVPNAAHAVYYAGIVSEKAVYRRLIEASTEILRDSYEQTSEAREMCAQAEQKIFAIMDGRSGNSVHSISDVLHAAMDRMEARMSGEHTDGGCETGFTEFDSMTGGLHNGELIILAARPSMGKTALAMNIGEFVAINQRLPVLFVSLEMSGIELADRMLCSLARVNGHRLRNGTISSDDRERLIRKANEISEAPLYVDDSPSRTVSEIAAAARRIKRREESLGLIVIDYLQLIEPDNSRDPRQEQVSKIARRLKGMARELSTPLLCLSQLNRQAEDSKDHQPKLSHLRESGAIEQDADVVMFVHREEYYHRGEDKAQFAGQAEIIMAKQRNGPIGNVPLTWEGDFTRFSDRAPDRHSEFDDYAEFSSPGGF from the coding sequence TTGACCGCAGACGACTACGAATTCAAAGGCCGCAAAAAGAAAAAAGAAGCGAGCGCTAGCGAGATCCTACAGCGACAACCGCCCTTTGATCTCGAAGCGGAAATGGGCGTCATCGGAAGTATTTTGCTACTCCCGATTGTTTGTGACGACATTGCCTCGCTGCGCGCCGAAGACTTCTTCGATGACGCGAACCGCAAGATCTACGAGCATCTTCGCGACATGCACGATCAAGGCCAAAAGATCGACATCACGCTACTGGTATCGCGATTGCGTACCGCCAACGACTACGAAAAGGTGGGCGGGGCAGGCTACCTTGCCCAACTTTCCGGCGCGGTTCCCAATGCCGCTCACGCGGTCTATTACGCTGGCATCGTTTCGGAAAAAGCAGTCTACCGACGGCTGATCGAAGCGAGCACCGAAATCCTGCGCGACTCGTATGAACAGACGAGCGAAGCACGCGAAATGTGCGCTCAGGCAGAGCAAAAGATCTTCGCAATCATGGACGGCCGCTCCGGAAACTCGGTCCACAGTATCAGCGACGTGTTGCACGCCGCGATGGACCGCATGGAAGCGCGGATGAGTGGCGAACATACCGATGGAGGCTGTGAAACGGGATTCACCGAGTTCGACAGCATGACCGGCGGCCTGCACAACGGCGAACTGATCATCCTCGCGGCACGCCCCTCCATGGGCAAAACGGCACTGGCCATGAATATTGGTGAATTCGTCGCCATCAATCAACGCTTGCCTGTGCTCTTCGTCTCCTTGGAAATGTCCGGGATCGAGCTTGCCGACCGGATGCTGTGCTCACTCGCGCGCGTCAATGGCCATCGCCTTCGCAATGGCACCATTTCATCGGACGACCGAGAACGGCTGATCCGCAAAGCCAACGAGATCAGCGAAGCCCCACTCTACGTGGACGATTCCCCCAGTCGAACGGTCAGTGAAATCGCGGCGGCGGCGCGGCGCATCAAGCGACGTGAAGAGTCACTGGGCTTGATTGTGATCGATTACTTGCAGCTGATTGAACCCGATAACTCGCGTGACCCGCGGCAAGAACAGGTCTCTAAGATCGCGCGACGGTTGAAGGGCATGGCTCGTGAATTGAGCACCCCGCTGCTCTGCTTGTCGCAGCTCAACCGGCAAGCCGAAGACAGCAAGGATCACCAACCCAAACTTAGCCACCTGCGAGAGTCTGGTGCAATCGAGCAGGATGCCGACGTTGTCATGTTTGTGCACCGCGAAGAGTACTACCATCGTGGCGAGGACAAGGCTCAATTTGCTGGCCAAGCTGAAATCATCATGGCGAAACAGCGTAATGGGCCGATTGGTAACGTGCCGCTCACGTGGGAAGGTGACTTCACGCGATTTAGCGACCGAGCCCCTGACCGCCACAGTGAATTCGACGACTACGCCGAGTTCAGTAGCCCGGGTGGCTTTTAA
- the speA gene encoding biosynthetic arginine decarboxylase codes for MSMAASKKWSGVDSASLYEVDRWGDGYFHVTKDSRLMVSPSRDPEQAIDMKNLVDGLTQRGLDLPILIRFNGILRDRLKRLSESFADAIAEHEYNNTYRCVFPVKVNQQRDVVEQFAKHGREFGFGIEAGSKPEMLAVVAMTDSDTPIICNGFKDDDFIHLAMRAQQIGRTVIPVVEKVSELDLILKHSEALGVRPTIGMRVKLATRGSGRWQASGGYRSKFGLTVAEMLRQLQKLEDRGMADCFKLLHFHVGSQITHIRQLKAAILEAARIYVDLHRRGAGLEMLDVGGGLGVDYDGSNSDNESSMNYSMQEYAKDVVYLVQTVCNEAEVPHPELISESGRAVAAHHSVLVVNTLGVTQQGSVQDLPTDIPDDFEQPVQDLWMTYNALTSVNMLESFHDAQTSLDLAMNLFSGGYLPLEQRVVAENLYFAICHRVREFASEMDHVPDDVKHLNRLLSDIYFANFSLFQSVPDSWAIDQLFPVMPIHRLDEQPTRHSVIGDITCDSDGKIDKFVSSDGPQRTILLHELEKNQPYQIGIFMVGAYQEILGDLHNLFGDTHAVHVDLNGDSVKIESVVKGDTVSEVLGYVQYDDKELIRRLLDSIEASVSSGKIDNGQAGEMIRFYERALASYTYLSENGHSLDHLKSSTGATPS; via the coding sequence ATGAGCATGGCAGCATCCAAAAAATGGTCCGGAGTTGACTCAGCATCGCTGTACGAAGTTGACCGTTGGGGTGACGGGTATTTCCACGTCACAAAGGACAGTCGATTGATGGTTTCGCCAAGCCGAGACCCTGAGCAAGCGATCGACATGAAAAATCTTGTGGATGGTTTGACGCAGCGTGGACTCGATCTGCCGATCCTGATTCGCTTCAACGGCATTTTGCGAGACCGGTTGAAGCGGCTCAGCGAAAGTTTCGCCGATGCAATCGCGGAGCATGAGTATAACAACACGTATCGTTGTGTGTTTCCGGTCAAAGTGAACCAACAACGCGATGTCGTTGAACAATTTGCCAAACATGGCCGCGAGTTCGGCTTTGGAATCGAAGCGGGCAGCAAGCCTGAGATGTTGGCGGTCGTGGCGATGACTGATTCCGATACGCCAATCATTTGCAATGGTTTTAAGGATGATGATTTCATTCATCTAGCGATGCGGGCTCAGCAGATCGGTCGCACGGTGATTCCCGTGGTCGAGAAGGTCAGCGAGCTCGACCTGATCCTCAAGCACTCCGAGGCGCTCGGCGTACGGCCGACGATCGGAATGCGAGTCAAACTTGCCACCCGAGGTTCGGGGCGTTGGCAAGCCAGCGGTGGCTACCGCTCGAAGTTTGGTTTGACGGTCGCGGAGATGCTTCGCCAGCTTCAAAAGCTCGAAGATCGCGGCATGGCCGATTGTTTCAAGCTGCTGCATTTTCACGTTGGTAGCCAAATCACCCACATCCGGCAATTGAAGGCGGCGATTCTCGAAGCCGCGCGGATTTATGTTGACTTGCATCGCCGCGGTGCGGGCTTAGAAATGTTGGATGTCGGTGGCGGGTTGGGCGTCGATTATGACGGATCCAATAGCGATAACGAATCGAGTATGAACTACTCGATGCAAGAGTATGCAAAGGATGTGGTCTACTTGGTGCAGACGGTTTGCAACGAAGCCGAAGTGCCGCATCCTGAATTGATTAGTGAAAGTGGCCGGGCCGTCGCAGCGCATCACAGTGTTTTGGTGGTCAATACCCTTGGCGTCACCCAGCAGGGGAGCGTTCAAGATTTGCCCACGGACATTCCCGATGATTTTGAGCAACCCGTTCAAGATTTGTGGATGACGTACAACGCATTGACTTCGGTAAACATGCTTGAGTCATTTCATGATGCTCAAACCTCACTCGACTTGGCGATGAATTTGTTCAGCGGAGGCTATCTGCCTCTTGAGCAGCGGGTCGTTGCCGAGAATCTATACTTTGCGATTTGTCATCGGGTGCGTGAATTCGCGAGCGAGATGGATCATGTGCCGGACGATGTGAAGCACTTGAATCGATTGTTGTCCGATATCTATTTCGCCAACTTTTCGTTGTTTCAATCGGTTCCGGATTCTTGGGCGATTGATCAATTGTTTCCCGTGATGCCCATTCACCGCTTAGATGAACAACCCACTCGCCACTCGGTGATCGGGGACATCACCTGTGATAGCGACGGGAAAATCGACAAGTTTGTCAGTAGCGATGGTCCGCAGCGGACGATCTTGTTACACGAGTTAGAAAAGAACCAACCGTATCAAATCGGGATTTTTATGGTCGGGGCGTACCAAGAGATTCTTGGTGACCTGCACAATTTGTTTGGGGATACGCATGCCGTGCACGTCGATTTGAACGGAGATTCCGTGAAGATCGAGTCGGTTGTCAAAGGCGATACCGTCAGCGAGGTGCTTGGTTATGTGCAATACGACGACAAGGAATTGATTCGTCGTTTGTTGGACAGTATCGAGGCGTCGGTCAGCAGCGGTAAAATCGACAATGGGCAAGCGGGCGAGATGATCCGGTTCTACGAACGAGCGTTAGCGAGCTACACCTACCTTTCCGAGAATGGCCATTCCTTGGACCATCTCAAATCATCGACGGGCGCGACTCCTAGTTAA
- a CDS encoding ribonuclease E inhibitor RraB, whose protein sequence is MITYPEDADGAVLANLQSLGVDMSAPLLIEFAVDAPDEATAHAIEKVLVAQKYDTEVYYDSGEPDDDDDELEDGDEEFGPSWTVYANVTMVPLYDEIIRIQAELDQLAKPHGGRGDGWGVMMDDDSDDSLPDEM, encoded by the coding sequence ATGATTACCTATCCCGAAGATGCGGATGGTGCGGTCCTCGCAAATCTTCAATCGCTTGGTGTCGACATGTCGGCCCCCTTGTTGATCGAATTTGCGGTCGACGCGCCCGATGAAGCGACCGCTCACGCCATTGAGAAGGTGTTGGTCGCGCAAAAGTATGACACCGAGGTGTACTATGATTCGGGCGAGCCAGACGACGATGATGACGAACTCGAAGATGGCGATGAGGAATTCGGTCCATCGTGGACGGTTTATGCCAACGTGACCATGGTTCCTCTCTATGACGAAATCATCCGTATTCAAGCAGAGCTTGATCAGCTCGCTAAGCCGCACGGGGGACGCGGCGACGGTTGGGGCGTGATGATGGACGACGACTCAGACGACTCGCTACCCGACGAAATGTAG
- a CDS encoding retropepsin-like aspartic protease family protein has translation MAVPCYVELVLRPHLSRHGSLRSTVTAFLVSLVVPSLLFAEDSNNAKFSPDVVEKAEKILENEGLRLSAKSIQSTHTSEISRALTSLARQQRELKLIQQSWKAVAAQVDANRAQLQALHTQAGELNLQLARVAGVSVQANNRLVGLIEATRAQIRSSMANRETLKEQLSAERTKLTAAETDYAETVLAIRADYEILEETLSKSLQKKETQIALRVMATNFETPLGLSAAAILKPLDKRLERIEQQIFRETISLQASAGGSLGITVVVGSKPTTMIVDSGATLVTLPAKTAIELGVDVPLDARQLTLVLADGRTISARAVVLPRVRIGEFEAENVEAAVLDSVASDAQPLLGLSFLGRFKFEIDASEKRITLLRIAAE, from the coding sequence ATGGCAGTCCCTTGTTACGTAGAGCTCGTTTTACGGCCTCATTTGAGTCGACACGGGTCGCTGAGATCGACCGTCACCGCCTTTCTGGTCTCACTCGTTGTACCAAGTTTGCTGTTTGCAGAAGACTCAAACAACGCAAAATTCAGCCCCGATGTGGTCGAAAAGGCCGAGAAAATCTTGGAAAACGAAGGGCTTCGTCTGAGCGCAAAGTCGATCCAATCCACCCATACGAGCGAGATTTCCCGAGCGTTAACGAGTCTGGCTCGCCAACAGCGTGAACTGAAACTGATCCAACAATCCTGGAAAGCGGTCGCAGCACAGGTCGATGCCAATCGTGCCCAATTACAAGCCCTCCATACCCAGGCCGGCGAGTTGAACCTTCAATTAGCACGCGTCGCGGGAGTGAGCGTGCAAGCCAACAATCGTTTGGTGGGGCTGATCGAAGCGACGCGCGCCCAAATTCGCTCGTCGATGGCGAACCGTGAAACGCTGAAGGAACAATTGTCGGCCGAACGAACCAAATTGACCGCCGCGGAAACCGATTACGCCGAAACCGTACTGGCGATTCGAGCCGACTACGAAATCCTGGAGGAAACGCTCTCCAAATCGTTGCAGAAAAAAGAAACGCAAATTGCCCTGCGTGTGATGGCCACCAACTTCGAAACGCCCCTAGGGTTATCGGCTGCGGCAATCCTGAAACCGCTCGACAAGCGGCTCGAACGGATTGAGCAGCAAATTTTTCGCGAAACCATTTCGCTCCAAGCGAGCGCCGGCGGTTCGCTTGGCATCACCGTCGTGGTCGGGAGCAAACCGACCACGATGATCGTCGACAGCGGTGCAACGCTTGTCACGTTGCCGGCAAAAACGGCGATCGAACTTGGCGTGGACGTTCCGCTGGACGCACGCCAACTCACGTTGGTGCTGGCCGACGGCCGCACCATTTCTGCCCGCGCGGTGGTGCTACCACGCGTTCGGATTGGCGAGTTCGAAGCAGAGAACGTCGAGGCCGCGGTGCTCGATTCAGTCGCCAGCGACGCTCAACCGCTGTTGGGACTGAGTTTCCTGGGGCGTTTCAAATTCGAAATCGATGCGAGCGAGAAACGCATCACCCTGTTGCGAATCGCCGCGGAATAG
- a CDS encoding GNAT family N-acetyltransferase → MKSIRCQLAELQDLPAILPDLLKDLSIGRAQIVVDQIRGLLDDGNQDCVLVVAAYDAQNATEKPLAAAVATHPPAKKGAISGTGKQTSTASSHDSATLLHAGWVTDVSEASRPLIISAIKKQLDETLSKRGVHFVQWSSDQSSLSEIGEAWFEGLGFDWVADLQYMTQSLAEAPPVTAEQRLTLTPIDWHSETSLRAFSDLVEQTYAETLDCPVLLNYRSTEQTIAGYQTTASFAPECWFTVSRTPLPNLPATAPQKNIAGTTETAATATAADEGIGVVILGRHRPPTASGAPPAPAESHEVVELVYMGLVPSARGEHLGQDLMSAVTKIAEGLHANRLILAVDQQNYFASELYEQFGLRAMLEESVWVKSL, encoded by the coding sequence GTGAAATCCATTCGTTGCCAACTCGCTGAGCTCCAAGATCTGCCCGCCATATTGCCCGACCTACTGAAGGATTTGTCGATCGGGCGTGCTCAGATCGTCGTTGACCAAATCCGAGGCCTGCTCGATGACGGTAACCAAGACTGTGTGCTCGTTGTGGCCGCTTATGACGCTCAAAACGCAACGGAAAAACCGCTCGCTGCGGCGGTTGCAACGCATCCGCCGGCGAAAAAGGGTGCCATTTCTGGCACAGGAAAACAGACCTCCACGGCGTCTTCTCATGACTCAGCGACCCTGCTTCACGCGGGCTGGGTCACCGACGTTTCGGAAGCCAGCCGACCGCTGATAATCAGCGCAATAAAAAAGCAACTCGACGAGACACTTTCCAAACGGGGTGTTCATTTTGTACAGTGGTCGAGTGATCAGAGCAGCCTATCGGAGATTGGGGAAGCTTGGTTTGAAGGCCTGGGCTTCGACTGGGTCGCAGACCTGCAGTACATGACTCAATCGCTCGCGGAAGCCCCCCCCGTGACTGCTGAACAGCGATTAACGCTAACGCCAATCGATTGGCACAGTGAAACGTCGCTGCGGGCGTTTTCGGATTTGGTCGAGCAAACCTATGCAGAAACGCTCGATTGCCCCGTATTGCTGAACTACCGCTCGACGGAGCAAACGATTGCGGGTTACCAAACGACCGCCTCCTTCGCTCCAGAGTGCTGGTTTACGGTTTCCCGAACCCCGCTACCGAATCTGCCTGCCACCGCCCCACAAAAGAACATCGCGGGAACAACCGAGACCGCCGCGACGGCAACAGCTGCCGACGAGGGGATCGGAGTGGTAATTTTGGGGAGACACCGTCCCCCCACCGCTAGCGGAGCACCACCGGCCCCCGCTGAGTCGCATGAGGTCGTGGAACTCGTCTACATGGGTTTAGTGCCGTCAGCGCGTGGCGAGCACCTGGGGCAAGATCTGATGTCTGCGGTGACAAAGATTGCAGAGGGACTTCACGCCAACCGCTTGATTTTGGCGGTCGACCAACAGAACTATTTCGCAAGCGAACTCTACGAGCAATTTGGGCTGCGAGCGATGCTCGAAGAATCGGTCTGGGTGAAGTCGCTGTAA
- the ndk gene encoding nucleoside-diphosphate kinase gives MQRTLVLLKPDCVQRRLMGEVIARFEAKGLDVVGIKMLRVTPELSREHYAEHVEKPFYGGLEEFITSAPVVALAIDGLDVIRVVRDMLGATNGLKAAAGTIRGDLSSSRQMNLVHASDSEEAAQRELKLYFRDEELCDFDSVMMSFMRAADE, from the coding sequence ATGCAACGTACATTGGTACTCTTAAAACCTGATTGTGTTCAACGACGTTTGATGGGCGAAGTGATCGCTCGATTCGAAGCCAAGGGGCTCGACGTTGTGGGCATTAAAATGCTTCGCGTGACTCCTGAATTGTCACGAGAACACTACGCTGAACATGTCGAAAAACCGTTTTACGGTGGACTTGAAGAATTCATCACCTCGGCTCCCGTTGTGGCACTTGCCATCGACGGACTCGACGTGATTCGCGTGGTCCGCGACATGCTCGGTGCCACAAACGGATTGAAAGCGGCTGCGGGAACCATTCGCGGAGACCTCAGCAGCAGCCGTCAAATGAACCTCGTTCACGCCAGCGATTCGGAGGAAGCGGCCCAGCGCGAGCTGAAACTGTACTTCCGTGATGAAGAGCTTTGCGACTTCGACTCGGTCATGATGTCGTTCATGCGCGCTGCAGACGAGTAA
- a CDS encoding HesB/IscA family protein has translation MAVKLTERAAEEVKRFRQENNFDEATSLRIGVAGGGCSGFNYTLGFDDKYDEKADSKYDCHGVEVIVDKKSALYLDGTTVDWYSSLEKQGFTFENPNAVKSCGCGSSFQA, from the coding sequence ATGGCAGTAAAATTAACCGAACGAGCCGCTGAAGAAGTAAAGCGGTTTCGCCAAGAGAATAACTTTGATGAAGCGACTTCGTTGCGAATTGGCGTGGCGGGCGGCGGTTGCAGCGGGTTCAACTACACGCTTGGATTCGACGATAAGTACGATGAAAAAGCGGACAGCAAGTACGACTGCCACGGCGTCGAAGTGATTGTCGACAAGAAAAGTGCGTTGTACCTCGATGGAACGACCGTCGATTGGTATTCCAGTCTTGAAAAGCAAGGTTTCACCTTCGAGAACCCCAATGCGGTTAAGAGCTGCGGTTGCGGTAGCTCGTTCCAGGCTTGA